GAGATATGCGCCAGCTCGATACCGGGCAGCGCCTGACGGATCAACGTGTCGACCACGTCGGCCGCGCCCACCTTGCACCCCTGCAACACTTTGGGGATCAGCTCCTGCTGGCGCAGCGGGGCGCTCACCGCGAGGAACCACTGCGGCGCTTCGAGCCACTTCACCTGTTCGATCGCGACCGCGTGCAGCGTGGCACGCACCGGCTTGAGCGGCAGCGCAATCGCCGCATCGACCACCGCGCCGTCCAGCAGTTCATACAGGCGACGCTCGAGCTCGAAGAACCCCTCGCCGAGTCGCAGATGATCGTACGTCGGCAACGAACGCGCGTCGCCACTCGTCGAGAACGCCGACAACGACCCGACCAGCGCCAGCATCGCTTCCCAGAGCGCGGCCGGGTGACCGCGCCGCACGTCGTGGAGATGCCGGATCGCCGGCAGGTGCGTGTTCACGGTATAGAGCAGCCAGAAACTGCCCACGTCGGCCACGGTGAAATCGGCCAAGCCCTGATTGCGCTGACGGCGGCTCCCCGAGAGTGAGGCGCTGCGCGCCGACAGCCGTTCCGTGAGGCGCCGCATCATGCCCATCATGACATCACTCGCCGACAGGTCGAGCAGCGGCGGGACGAATTGGGGATCGAGCGTGAGATCGCCCGACGGCGCGCGGCGCAACCGGGCAATGGGCATCACGGTGTAGCCTTCGAGGCTCTCGCCCTCCAGCAGCAAGCGCAACGACGGTGGCGACACCTGGATCGGTCGCTCGGTCAGCCCCGTCGTTTCATCGCGCAGCAATTGCTCATCGGCGAGCCATCGCGCCGAGGCGTACTCTCCACGTCGGGCCACGTTGCGCGCCCCCGGACGATATTCGGGGACCGCGACGTACGCGAGCGCCGTCTCCTGATCGGGACCGAAGGCACCCGCCAGTGACTTGGGCGGTGGCGTCGCACCAGCGAGCGGCGCGTCGAACAGCAAGCCGTCCGCGAAGCGACCGGCGATCGTGGTGGTCACCAGCGTGCCGCCCGCCAGTGCGTCCAGATCGAACGAGAGCTGCGACAGCCCCCACGGGCTGAAGGCGAGCGCGCCGACCTGAAAGGCGAGCGTCTCTTCGTGATGTCGATCCTGCGCCTGCAGATGCTGCGGCGTGAGGAGGACGCCCTTGGTCCAAAGTACCGGCGGTGAGTGGCGCATCCCCCAACGTATCCCGACATCCCGCGCCTCGTCAGAGGCCGCGCGTACTCAAGCCAAGTGAAATGACTCGACCGTAATGCCGCCAGACCGTTGCATCACTGCAACGTGGCAGTTGCTTGACAACGACCAGATTGCATGGGACACTACGATCCTTGCTCGACGAGCAGAACCCCCCTCCCTTCAGTTTCAATCGCGCCGGAGTGTTGCATGGCCGAAAGTACGCAGAAAAAACTCGAACGAGTCCGCCCGCCTCGCATTCAGATCTCCTACGAGGTCGAAACCGGCGGCGCCATCGAGATGAAGGAACTTCCCTTCCTCATGGGCGTGCTCGGTGACTTCAGCGGAAACCCCGCGGAGCCGCTCCCGCGCCTGAAGGATCGCAAGTTCGTCGAGATCACGCCCGACAACTTCGACGACACGCTCGCCAGCATGAAGCCGCGCCTGCAGTTCTCGGTCGAGAACAAGCTCAGCGAAGATGCCGACGCGCCGAAGCTTGGTGTCGAGCTCAACTTCCGCACTATGGATGACTTCTCGCCCGATGCCGTGGCCAAGCAGGTCAAGCCGCTCCGCGAGCTGCTCGAGCTGCGCACGGAGCTCGCGAATCTGCGCGCCAATCTGCAGACCAACGAGAAGCTCGACGAAGTGCTGCAGGACACGCTGGGCGACGCCGACAAGATGGCCAGGCTGAAGGCCGAACTCGGGCTGGAGAGCTAACATGGCCGAAGCACAAAAGGCGGGCGCACAGGCCGTCACGACCGACGCCGAACTCTCGCTCCTCGACCAGATCGTCGAGCAGGGCAAGATGGGCAAGGATGCCGAGACCAAGGGCCGCGGCAAGGACCTGGTGAAGCGGTTCGTCAGCGAAGTCCTCGAAGGCGCGATCACGATCAATCGCGACACCGAGACGATGATCAACGCGCGTATCGCGCAGATCGATCATCTGCTGTCGCTCCAGGTGAACGAGATCATGCACCACCCCGACTTCCAGAAGCTCGAAGGATCGTGGCGTGGCCTGCAGTTCCTGATGAAGCAGAGCGAGACGAGCGCCATGCTCAAGATCAAGGTGCTCAACGTCTCCAAAAAGGACCTGCTCCGCGATCTGCAGCGAGCGCCCGAATTCGATCAGAGCGCGCTGTTCAAGAAGGCGTATGAAGAAGAGTACGGGGTCTTCGGCGGTACGCCGTTCGGCGCACTCGTCGGCGATTATCAATTCGACAAGAGCGGTCAAGACATCGAACTGCTCGAGAAGATCTCCAACGTGGCGGCCGCCGCGCACGCGCCGTTCATGACGGCCGCGTCGCACGACATGCTCAATCTGCAGAGCTGGACGGACCTCGACACGCCGCGTGATCTCGCCAAGATCTTCGACAGCACCGAGTACGCCCGCTGGAAGACGTTCCGCTCGAGCGAGGATGCCCGCTACGTCGCGCTCGCCGCGCCGCGCGTGCTCATGCGCGAGCCCTACGGAGCGGCCACCGTGCCGGTCGAAGCGTTCAACTACGAAGAGCGCGTCGATGGCTCGAACCACGAGCATTACTGCTGGGGCAACGCCGCGTACGCCATGGCCGCCAACGTCAACAAGGCGTTCGCGATGTACGGCTGGTGCGCGCAGATCCGCGGGGTTGAAAGCGGTGGATTGGTGGAAGGGCTCCCCATCCACAACTTCCGCACCGAGTCCGGCGAACTCGCCATGAAGTGCCCGACCGAGGTGCAGATCACCGATCGTCGCGAGAAGGAACTCGCCGACCTCGGCTTCGCGCCGCTCGTGCATCAGAAGGGTACGGCCAACGCCGCGTTCTTCTCGGTGCAGTCGGCCCAGAAGCCCAAGGCGTACGACTCGCCGGGTGCCACCGCCGCGGCGCGGTTGTCGGCGCAGCTGCCGTACATCTTCGCAACCTCGCGCTTCGCCCATTACCTCAAGGTGATGATGCGCGACAAGATCGGCGGCTACACGTCGCGCGCCGAAGTCGATTCGTTCCTGAACCGCTGGATCCAGAACTACGTCGCCGTTGAAGGGGCCACCGCCTCGATCAAGGCGAAGAAGCCGTTGTCGGAAGCGCGGGTCGATGTGGTGGAAATCCCGGGCAAGCCGGGCGCCTATCGTGCCGTCGCGTTCCTGCGTCCGCACTATCAGCTCGACGAGCTGGCCGTGTCGATGCGTCTGGTGGCCGAGCTCCCCGCTGCCGCGAAGTAGTCCCGCCCGTCTCTGCACATTCATTCTTTCATTAACCCTGGAGTATCACGCACATGGCATTCGATACGTATCTCGACATCACCGGCGTTGAAGGCGAATGCACGGCCAAGGGCTTCGAGAAGAAGATCGAGATCTACTCGTTCAGCTGGGGCGCGTCGAACCCGACGTCCGTCGGACCTGGCCGTGACGGCCTCTCCGCTGGTCGCGTGTCCGTGTCCAGTTTCAACGTCATGAAGAAGACCGAGAAGTCGTCGGCCGCGCTCTTCGCCGCCTGCTGCACTGGTCAGCACTATGACAAGGCTACGGTCTCCATGCGCAAGGCCACCGGCACCGGCGGCCAGGACATCTTCCTCACCTACACGTTCACCGACGTGATGGTGGAGTCCGTGCAGTGGTCGGGTTCGAGCGGTGGCGATGACACGCCGACCGAGTCCCTCTCGCTCGCGTTCGCCAAGGTCGAGATCGAGTACAAGACGCAGGACGACAAGGGCAAGCTCGCGGTGGCCGGTCAGGCCTCGTGGGATCTCACCAAGGTCTCCGCGTAAAGCGAGGCCCGCGCCATGGCCTCCTCGCAAGCACTCTACGCGGCCGGCCAACTCGGCGCGGCAATCGAAGCGTTGGGCGTCGAGCTCCGGAATTTTCCGGCCGACGCCCAACGGCGCACGTTTCTGTTCGAGCTGCTCACCTTCGCCGGCGATTGGGCGCGGGCGCAGAAGCAGCTCGACGTGCTCGCCAAGAACGGCCACATGGCCGAAGCGGGCACGATGCTCTATCGCTCCGCCATCGAGGCGGAGCGCGTTCGTGAACACATGTTCGACACGGGCGATTTTCCGACCACCGTCGCCCCGTCGCCGGTCAGCGGCACGCTCAACGGCGAACCGTTCGCTTCGATCGAAGACGCCGACCCCCGGCTCGGCGCCCGACTCGAAGTGATCGCCGGCGGACGCTATCTCTGGATCCCGTTCGCGCATCTCGCGTCGCTCTCCATGACACCGCCGGCACGACTCCGTGATCTGCACTGGGCACCGGCACAGTTGCGTACCGGCCCCTCCGTGGCCGATAAGGAACTCGGCGAAATTCTGCTGCCTGCCCTCTCCGTTGGCGCGTGGCGACACGCCGAAGACGAAATCCGGCTCGGACGCGCCACCGACTGGGAGGATCTCCCGTCCGGTGAGTTCGCTCCGGTTGGCCAGAAGTTGCTGCGCGTCGACGATCGGCTCGTGCCGCTCGTGGATGTGCGGGAACTCGTCATCGCGTCCTGATCGACGCCCGTCGGTGCCAGACCGTCACCGCGTCGTGCGGTGACGGCGGTCGACGTTTCCGTTTCTTCTTCTCGACATGCCAGTAAACTCCGAGCTTCTCACGTCGCTACTCGCGCCGATTCCGGGTGACAACCCGGCCGGCAGCGACATGCGCTACGATCCGCAGTACGACGCCTTCAAAGAAGCGCGGCGGGAAGAGCTCGCGGTCCCCGACAAAGACGGCAACCTGTCCGCCGACCGAAAGGTCGCTGACTGGCAGCGCGCGACCGCCATCGGCACCGAGTTACTGAGCAAGTCCTCGAAGGACCTGCAGCTCGCCGCCTGGATGACGGAAGTGCTCCTCCAGCGTCAGGGCGTGTCCGGACTGCACACCGGCATCGAACTGCTGCGAGGCATTCTCGAGCAGTACTGGGATACCTGCTATCCCGAAGGCGAAGACGGCGATTACGAACTGCGCAGCGGCCCGCTGGAGTGGATCGGCAACAAGCTCACGCTGCCGTTGCAGCAGCTCACGATTGCGTCGGGCGGATTGTCGCTGCTCGATTACAACGCGTCGCGCAGCGTGCCCACGGAAATCGCCATCGGTGCCGCCGCCTACGACGCCCAGAAGAGCCTCACGGCGGCGCGAAGCGAAGCGGAAGCGATGGGCAAGATCATGCCCGAAGCCGCCGACGCGGCCATCGAGAACACCGGGAAGGTCTTCTACAAAGCGATGGTGGCCGACATCGATGCCGCCGTCGCCGGTCTCGCGGCGCTCGAGGCCGTGTCCGACGATCGCTTCGGCCGCGAGGCCCCGGCGTACACCGGGCTTCGCAACGGTCTGAACGAACTGCGGCGCTTCGCCGCCAGCACACTTGCCCGGAAGCTCGAGCTCGACCCCGATCCGATCGAAGAAGTCTTTGAAGCGGAAGCCGGCGGCGGCGGCGACACCCCGAGCGATGGACCACAAACGCCGGAGCCCGTCAACAAGCAGGATGCCGCGCAACGCGTCACCGTCGTCGCCAAGTGGTTGCGCCAGCAGGATGCCACCAGCCCGGCGCCGTACGCCATGCTCCGCGCGTTCCGCTGGGGCGAGCTGCGCGCCCGCGCGCCGGAACTCGATCCTCGCCTGCTCGAAGCACCGCCCACCCCGATTCGCGCGCGGCTCAAGGCGTTGCTGCTCGACCATCGGTGGTCCGATCTGCTCGAACAGGGCGAAGTGCTCATGGGTACCGCGCAGGGTCGCGGCTGGCTCGACCTGCAGCGCTACGCGCTGACCGCCTGCGCCAATCTGGGCAGCGGTTTCGATCCGGTGGCGGCCATCATTCGCAGCGAACTTCAGGCGCTGCTGCGCGCCCTGCCACAGCTCCCCGGAATGACGCTCATGGATGACACGCCCTCTGCCAACGACGAAACGAAGGCCTGGCTGTCCGCCGAAGGTCTCGAAGCTCCTCCAGAAGCGGCCGAAGCCGAGGTCGCGAGCGCCGACGAGTCCGCCCCTGACAGCGCGATTGGCGATGGGGCAGAGTTGCTCGGTGAAGCCCTCGCCGACGACGAAGCGACCGCACAGCAAGGCGGCCTGCGCGCCACGCGTCAGCGCCGCGCGCCCGTTGCGACCGGTCGTGACCCGTTCGACATCGCCCGCGCCGAATTGGCCGCCGGTCGCCCCAACAAGGCCATTGAGCGGCTCATGGCGGAACTCGTGCGCGATCAGTCCGAACGCGGACGCTTCGTGCGACAGACGCAGATCGCGTACATCATGGTTGAAGCCGGACTCAATCAGGTGGCTGAACCCATCCTCGAGCGCTTGCTGGAGATCATCGACGATCGCAAGCTTGAAGACTGGGAAGCAGGGGCGCTGGTCGCGCAACCGCTCGCGCTGATGCATACCGTGCTCACGCGCACCGACGAAGACGCCGCGCGGCGCAACAAGTTGTACTTGCGCATCTGCCGACTCGATCCGCTGCAGGCGTTGGCCTTGCAG
The Gemmatimonas sp. DNA segment above includes these coding regions:
- the tssK gene encoding type VI secretion system baseplate subunit TssK, translated to MRHSPPVLWTKGVLLTPQHLQAQDRHHEETLAFQVGALAFSPWGLSQLSFDLDALAGGTLVTTTIAGRFADGLLFDAPLAGATPPPKSLAGAFGPDQETALAYVAVPEYRPGARNVARRGEYASARWLADEQLLRDETTGLTERPIQVSPPSLRLLLEGESLEGYTVMPIARLRRAPSGDLTLDPQFVPPLLDLSASDVMMGMMRRLTERLSARSASLSGSRRQRNQGLADFTVADVGSFWLLYTVNTHLPAIRHLHDVRRGHPAALWEAMLALVGSLSAFSTSGDARSLPTYDHLRLGEGFFELERRLYELLDGAVVDAAIALPLKPVRATLHAVAIEQVKWLEAPQWFLAVSAPLRQQELIPKVLQGCKVGAADVVDTLIRQALPGIELAHISSPPSAVPVKLDFQYFAIRKAGSAWDAIERARNLAVYVPAELVDARFELVIVLR
- the tssB gene encoding type VI secretion system contractile sheath small subunit — protein: MAESTQKKLERVRPPRIQISYEVETGGAIEMKELPFLMGVLGDFSGNPAEPLPRLKDRKFVEITPDNFDDTLASMKPRLQFSVENKLSEDADAPKLGVELNFRTMDDFSPDAVAKQVKPLRELLELRTELANLRANLQTNEKLDEVLQDTLGDADKMARLKAELGLES
- the tssC gene encoding type VI secretion system contractile sheath large subunit, which encodes MAEAQKAGAQAVTTDAELSLLDQIVEQGKMGKDAETKGRGKDLVKRFVSEVLEGAITINRDTETMINARIAQIDHLLSLQVNEIMHHPDFQKLEGSWRGLQFLMKQSETSAMLKIKVLNVSKKDLLRDLQRAPEFDQSALFKKAYEEEYGVFGGTPFGALVGDYQFDKSGQDIELLEKISNVAAAAHAPFMTAASHDMLNLQSWTDLDTPRDLAKIFDSTEYARWKTFRSSEDARYVALAAPRVLMREPYGAATVPVEAFNYEERVDGSNHEHYCWGNAAYAMAANVNKAFAMYGWCAQIRGVESGGLVEGLPIHNFRTESGELAMKCPTEVQITDRREKELADLGFAPLVHQKGTANAAFFSVQSAQKPKAYDSPGATAAARLSAQLPYIFATSRFAHYLKVMMRDKIGGYTSRAEVDSFLNRWIQNYVAVEGATASIKAKKPLSEARVDVVEIPGKPGAYRAVAFLRPHYQLDELAVSMRLVAELPAAAK
- a CDS encoding type VI secretion system tube protein Hcp gives rise to the protein MAFDTYLDITGVEGECTAKGFEKKIEIYSFSWGASNPTSVGPGRDGLSAGRVSVSSFNVMKKTEKSSAALFAACCTGQHYDKATVSMRKATGTGGQDIFLTYTFTDVMVESVQWSGSSGGDDTPTESLSLAFAKVEIEYKTQDDKGKLAVAGQASWDLTKVSA
- a CDS encoding type VI secretion system accessory protein TagJ yields the protein MASSQALYAAGQLGAAIEALGVELRNFPADAQRRTFLFELLTFAGDWARAQKQLDVLAKNGHMAEAGTMLYRSAIEAERVREHMFDTGDFPTTVAPSPVSGTLNGEPFASIEDADPRLGARLEVIAGGRYLWIPFAHLASLSMTPPARLRDLHWAPAQLRTGPSVADKELGEILLPALSVGAWRHAEDEIRLGRATDWEDLPSGEFAPVGQKLLRVDDRLVPLVDVRELVIAS
- the tssA gene encoding type VI secretion system protein TssA codes for the protein MPVNSELLTSLLAPIPGDNPAGSDMRYDPQYDAFKEARREELAVPDKDGNLSADRKVADWQRATAIGTELLSKSSKDLQLAAWMTEVLLQRQGVSGLHTGIELLRGILEQYWDTCYPEGEDGDYELRSGPLEWIGNKLTLPLQQLTIASGGLSLLDYNASRSVPTEIAIGAAAYDAQKSLTAARSEAEAMGKIMPEAADAAIENTGKVFYKAMVADIDAAVAGLAALEAVSDDRFGREAPAYTGLRNGLNELRRFAASTLARKLELDPDPIEEVFEAEAGGGGDTPSDGPQTPEPVNKQDAAQRVTVVAKWLRQQDATSPAPYAMLRAFRWGELRARAPELDPRLLEAPPTPIRARLKALLLDHRWSDLLEQGEVLMGTAQGRGWLDLQRYALTACANLGSGFDPVAAIIRSELQALLRALPQLPGMTLMDDTPSANDETKAWLSAEGLEAPPEAAEAEVASADESAPDSAIGDGAELLGEALADDEATAQQGGLRATRQRRAPVATGRDPFDIARAELAAGRPNKAIERLMAELVRDQSERGRFVRQTQIAYIMVEAGLNQVAEPILERLLEIIDDRKLEDWEAGALVAQPLALMHTVLTRTDEDAARRNKLYLRICRLDPLQALALQQS